A window of the Loxodonta africana isolate mLoxAfr1 chromosome 3, mLoxAfr1.hap2, whole genome shotgun sequence genome harbors these coding sequences:
- the PRR36 gene encoding proline-rich protein 36, translated as MDKRDKAKAGATARTPASRPPGLPTPRPPGSPRPPPPVTTAALRVLGAAGRRPLAERAGGMGGATLPKAAPRVGPAQSTGTGTRSPASRPPEAARVERAPAKAPGPGCKSSPAHASGTARVGPAGQKGLRPSAEEPVARGKAPGAPRRSGPSAGPRRDSSRPTSGAPSPVVTRRSRLPEAEVGLPLAAPSARPRPLTEAPRRSGSSAVERSAAEPSPTARRRPSAGGGLQRPALRPLGSSTAPLSSPARSGASARGTPWAPGHPSQSQSKGPQGLRPPQATPPRKAAASGRSQSSPLATSSPQGRSAQQAPPTQITASRLPATLPPSPPTTPPLPVNLGLQALPSPTATSPSHDLTCFLTTSLPLTPPSSTLPRTTLPSPPATPPLQAPPFCQGKSFTTACASPLATPTFLAPFSPSVSPPLQSMPTTQASLALSPLPSPLATPPLLAPSPPATPPPQAPISPAIFPLNPPSPLATPPLQGLPSSLATPPTQTPALLSPSLQDPCPLDSPLATPLLQVPPSLASQPLQIPPSPLATPPPQTTPPSMATPPLQAPSSPPASPLLGAPPSHPTSPPLQVPPSPPASSPLGAPLSPPASPPLQAPHSPPASPPLQAPPSPPASPFLGAPPSPPALPPLQAPPPPASPLLGAPSSPPASPPLGAPPYPPVSPSPRAPPSPPTSPPLRAPPSPPISPPLRASPSPPASSLLGVPPSPSTSPPLHTPPSPPASPPQRAPLSPPASPFLQAPSSPRASPPLPSPRRPPTPGPDAPIPGPRLTLALAPAPPPPPSRSPSSTLSGPDLAGHSSSATSTPEELRGYDSGPEGGATASPPADAELAACHPAAWSQGPAPPLVVRSAPGAPLPWSPAAGPASGDGLCTIYEAEGPEAAPPAAGALDAGPGAGGGKAAAVAAAAGTGAAPRGPKPARLGELPLGALQASVVQHLLSRTLLLAAAEGSTGGGGRDSGGAGGGSGVGSARSALSDAELGRWAELLSPLDESRASITSVTSFSPDDVASPQGDWTVVEVETFH; from the exons ATGGACAAAAGGGACAAGGCCAAGGCTGGGGCCACTGCGCGGACACCGGCTTCTCGCCCTCCTGGCCTTCCGACCCCTAGGCCGCCAGGGTCTCCTCGACCCCCTCCTCCAGTAACCACCGCAGCCCTCCGAGTTCTGGGAGCAGCTGGGCGAAGGCCCCTGGCAGAGCGAGCCGGGGGCATGGGGGGAGCCACTCTCCCCAAGGCTGCTCCCCGGGTGGGACCAGCGCAGAGCACCGGGACAGGCACCCGGAGTCCAG CCTCCAGGCCCCCAGAAGCTGCGAGAGTGGAGCGGGCCCCTGCCAAGGCTCCGGGCCCGGGCTGTAAGTCTAGCCCGGCACATGCCAGCGGGACAGCCAG GGTGGGGCCTGCTGGCCAGAAGGGACTGCGACCCTCAGCTGAGGAGCCTGTGGCCAGAGGAAAAGCCCCGGGGGCTCCCAGAAGGAGCGGCCCTAGCGCCGGGCCGCGGAGAG ACTCTTCCAGGCCCACTTCCGGTGCTCCATCCCCGGTCGTCACCCGTCGGTCCCGGTTGCCCGAAGCCGAGGTGGGACTCCCCCTGGCAGCTCCGAGTGCCCGGCCGCGGCCCCTAACCGAGGCCCCCAGGAGATCAGGGAGCAGCGCGGTGGAGCGCAGCGCCGCTGAACCGAGCCCCACCGCCAGGAGGCGGCCCAGCGCTGGCGGGGGCCTCCAGAGGCCAGCCTTGCGCCCCCTGGGTTCCAGCACTGCCCCTCTGTCCTCTCCAGCCCGCTCCGGGGCCTCGGCCCGAGGAACACCGTGGGCTCCGGGGCATCCTTCCCAGTCCCAGTCAAAAGGACCCCAGGGTCTGCGCCCcccgcaggccacacccccaaggaaggcCGCGGCCTCTGGGCGGAGCCAGTCTTCCCCTTTGGCCACATCCTCTCCGCAGGGTCGGAGCGCACAGCAGGCACCACCTACCCAAATCACTGCCTCCCGGCTGCCTGCCACGCTCCCTCCTTCTCCACCGACCACGCCCCCTCTGCCCGTCAACCTCGGTCTTCAGGCCCTGCCCTCCCCAACAGCAACATCCCCTTCCCACGACCTCACCTGTTTTCTGACCACGTCTCTTCCATTAACCCCTCCTTCCTCTACCCTCCCTCGAACGACCCTCCCCTCTCCACCAGCCACACCCCCTCTGCAAGCTCCACCCTTTTGCCAGGGTAAGTCCTTTACTACTGCCTGCGCCTCTCCCCTGGCCACGCCCACTTTTCTGGCTCCATTCTCTCCATCAGTTTCACCCCCTCTGCAGAGTATGCCCACTACCCAGGCTTCTCTGGCTttgtcccctcttccttctcccttggcCACACCTCCTTTGTTGGCTCCTTCGCCACCAGCCACACCCCCTCCACAGGCTCCAATCTCTCCGGCAATATTTCCGCTGAACCCGCCCTCTCCTCTAGCCACACCCCCTCTGCAGGGCCTGCCCTCCTCTCTGGCCACGCCCCCTACTCAGACCCCAGCTCTCTTGTCTCCATCTCTTCAG GATCCTTGTCCTTTAGACTCTCCCTTGGCCACACCCCTCCTACAGGTCCCACCTTCTCTGGCTTCACAGCCTCTGCAGATCCCTCCCTCTCCCTTGGCCACGCCCCCTCCACAAACCACTCCCCCTTCTATGGCCACGCCTCCTCTGCAGGCCCCTTCTTCTCCCCCTGCCTCACCCCTTCTGGGAGCCCCTCCCTCTCACCCAACCTCACCCCCTCTGCAGGTGCCTCCCTCTCCCCCTGCCTCATCCCCTCTGGGAGCCCCTCTCTCTCCCCCAGCCTCACCCCCTCTGCAGGCCCCTCACTCTCCCCCTGCCTCACCCCCTCTGCAGGCCCCTCCTTCTCCCCCTGCCTCACCTTTTCTGGgagcccctccctctcccccagccTTACCCCCTCTGCAGGcccctcctccccctgcctcACCCCTTCTGGGAGCCCCTTCCTCTCCCCCTGCCTCACCCCCTCTGGGAGCCCCTCCCTATCCCCCAGTCTCACCCTCTCCACGGGCACCTCCCTCTCCCCCAACCTCACCCCCTCTGCGggcccctccctctcccccaatCTCACCCCCTCTGCGGgcctctccttctcctcctgcctCATCCCTTCTGGGggtccctccctctccctcaacCTCACCGCCTCTGCACACCCCTCCATCTCCCCCTGCCTCACCTCCTCAGCGGGCCCCTCTGTCTCCCCCAGCCTCACCCTTTCTTCAGGCCCCTTCCTCTCCTCGTGCCTCACCTCCTTTGCCGTCCCCACGCCGACCCCCGACCCCGGGTCCCGATGCCCCGATCCCCGGCCCACGGCTAACCCTGGCGCTGGCCCCGGCCCCACCGCCGCCACCCTCGCGAAGCCCGTCCAGTACGCTGAGCGGCCCCGACTTGGCCGGCCACAGCAGCAGCGCCACCAGCACGCCCGAGGAGCTGCGCGGCTACGACAGCGGGCCCGAGGGTGGCGCCACGGCCTCCCCGCCCGCCGACGCGGAGCTCGCCGCCTGCCACCCAGCCGCCTGGAGCCAAGGCCCCGCTCCGCCGCTGGTCGTCCGCAGCGCCCCAG GAGCGCCCCTGCCGTGGTCACCCGCTGCCGGCCCCGCCTCCGGTGACGGTCTGTGCACCATCTACGAGGCTGAAGGACCTGAGGCGGCTCCCCCAGCCGCCGGCGCTCTGGATGCCGGGCCCGGTGCGGGCGGTGGGAAGGCGGCGGCCGTGGCGGCGGCAGCGGGGACCGGGGCCGCCCCGCGGGGCCCGAAGCCGGCGCGCCTGGGCGAGCTGCCGCTGGGGGCGCTGCAGGCGAGCGTCGTGCAGCACCTGCTGAGCCGGACGCTGCTGCTGGCGGCGGCTGAGGGGTCGACGGGCGGCGGCGGCAGGGACTCAGGGGGCGCGGGCGGAGGCAGCGGCGTGGGGAGTGCCCGGTCTGCGCTCAGCGATGCTGAGCTGGGTCGCTGGGCCGagctgctgtcgccactggacgAGTCCCGTGCTAGCATCACTTCGGTCACCAGTTTCTCTCCGGACGACGTGGCCTCCCCGCAGGGTGACTGGACCGTGGTGGAGGTGGAGACCTTTCACTGA